The Sphingomonas sp. HF-S4 sequence ACCAGCGCGGCGCGACGAGGGTGCAACGCCCCTACCCAGCCCAGCACCTGCTGAAGGTTGGGATGCGTGGGGTGCGGCGCGCGGCGCAGGGCATCGACCACCCAGATGTCGAGCCCGGAATAGAGCACCCGCATTTCGTTCGTCATCTCATGGAAGTCTGTGGCATATCCTATTGATTTATATTCACTATCGAATCGAAGGCCGGCCGAGACGATGCCGCCGTGCGGCTGGTCGGCGACGGTGATGCGTATGTCGCCGATGACGAGGCTGTCGGAGAGCGTCTCCAGCGCCACGGTCGGGCGATAGCCGGCGCGACCGAAGAAGGCGTAGTGGAACTTGGCCTCGAGCTGCTCGCGGGTGAACGGCCGCGCATAGCCACGCACGGGCTCTCCGTTGCGGATGTGCATGAGCTGGCGGAGGTCGTCCACGCCGTGGGTATGGTCGGCATGGTCGTGGGTCCAGATCACCGCGTCGACATTCGAGACGCCCGCGGCGAGCAGCTGCTCGCGCATGTCGGGGCTGGTATCGACCAGGATCGTGGTGGTGTCCGTGGAGACGAGAACCGAGGCGCGGGTGCGGCGGTTGCGCGGCTCGTTCGGATCGCAGGCGCCCCAGTCGTTGCCGATCCGCGGCACGCCCGAGGAGGTGCCCGAGCCGAGGATGCGGATCTTCAGCATCCGCCTCCGC is a genomic window containing:
- a CDS encoding MBL fold metallo-hydrolase, whose protein sequence is MLKIRILGSGTSSGVPRIGNDWGACDPNEPRNRRTRASVLVSTDTTTILVDTSPDMREQLLAAGVSNVDAVIWTHDHADHTHGVDDLRQLMHIRNGEPVRGYARPFTREQLEAKFHYAFFGRAGYRPTVALETLSDSLVIGDIRITVADQPHGGIVSAGLRFDSEYKSIGYATDFHEMTNEMRVLYSGLDIWVVDALRRAPHPTHPNLQQVLGWVGALHPRRAALVHMDQSMDYMRLTAELPPGVEPGFDGLEMRA